In Gemmata obscuriglobus, a single genomic region encodes these proteins:
- a CDS encoding pyridoxal phosphate-dependent decarboxylase family protein yields MTNDEFRTYGHALIDWIADYHAGIAARPVRATTEPGAIKGQLPTEPPSDAEPFSAVMRDLDAVLQPGLTHWQHPRFFGYFPSNDAPASILGDMLAAGLGQLGLNWQSSPALTELEEVSCEWVRQMVGLSPAWSGVIQDTASTATLLALLCARERATNFSLGRGGLQAEPKPLTVYVSSQSHSSVEKAALLAGFGRDNLRVVPVDESFAMRPDALESLVREDVAAGKVPCAVVATTGTTASTALDPVKAVCAVASRYNLWVHVDAAMAGSAMILPECRWMWDGVEGADSLVLNPHKWLGAVFDCSLYYVRDPQHLIRVMSTSPSYLRTAADGKAPNYRDWGIALGRRFRALKLWCLIRGEGVSGLQTRLRRDMGYARRFADEVAQTPNWKVVAPAPLQTVCVRHEPPGLEGDTLDAHTRAWCERVNASGLAYLTPAVLGGRWMVRVSIAGLTTQWDDVATTWGAMRRAAEAAI; encoded by the coding sequence ATGACGAACGACGAATTCCGCACCTACGGCCATGCGCTGATCGACTGGATCGCGGATTATCACGCGGGCATCGCTGCGCGGCCGGTGCGCGCGACTACCGAACCCGGTGCCATCAAGGGCCAACTTCCCACCGAACCGCCGAGCGACGCCGAGCCATTCAGCGCGGTCATGCGCGACCTGGACGCCGTGCTTCAACCGGGGCTCACGCACTGGCAGCACCCGCGGTTCTTCGGCTACTTCCCGTCCAACGACGCGCCCGCCAGCATCCTCGGCGACATGCTCGCCGCCGGACTCGGGCAACTCGGGCTGAACTGGCAGTCCAGCCCCGCGCTCACCGAACTCGAAGAGGTGTCCTGCGAGTGGGTGCGGCAGATGGTCGGGCTGTCGCCGGCGTGGAGCGGGGTGATTCAGGACACCGCGTCCACGGCCACCCTCCTGGCGCTGCTCTGCGCCCGCGAGCGCGCGACGAACTTCTCCCTCGGCCGCGGCGGGCTCCAGGCGGAACCGAAGCCGCTCACGGTGTACGTTTCGAGCCAGAGCCACAGCTCCGTCGAGAAGGCGGCGCTGCTGGCCGGGTTCGGTCGCGACAACCTCCGGGTGGTGCCTGTCGATGAGTCGTTCGCGATGCGCCCCGACGCGCTGGAATCGCTCGTCCGCGAGGATGTAGCCGCGGGGAAGGTGCCGTGCGCGGTGGTCGCCACGACGGGCACCACCGCATCGACGGCGCTCGATCCGGTGAAGGCCGTTTGCGCGGTCGCTTCGCGGTACAACCTCTGGGTCCACGTGGATGCGGCAATGGCCGGCTCGGCGATGATCCTGCCGGAGTGCCGGTGGATGTGGGACGGCGTCGAGGGCGCGGATTCGCTGGTGCTCAACCCGCACAAGTGGCTCGGGGCGGTGTTCGACTGCTCGCTGTACTACGTCCGCGACCCGCAGCACCTCATCCGGGTGATGTCCACGAGCCCGAGTTACTTGCGCACGGCGGCCGACGGCAAGGCGCCCAACTACCGCGACTGGGGCATCGCGCTGGGCCGCCGGTTCCGCGCGCTCAAGCTGTGGTGCCTGATCCGCGGCGAAGGGGTGTCGGGGCTCCAGACGCGGCTGCGGCGCGACATGGGGTACGCGCGGCGGTTCGCGGACGAGGTGGCACAAACCCCGAACTGGAAGGTGGTCGCACCGGCGCCGCTCCAGACCGTTTGTGTGCGCCACGAACCGCCGGGGTTGGAAGGCGATACACTCGACGCGCACACCCGCGCCTGGTGCGAGCGCGTGAACGCCTCCGGACTGGCGTACCTCACCCCGGCCGTCCTCGGCGGGCGGTGGATGGTGCGGGTGTCGATCGCCGGGCTGACGACCCAATGGGACGATGTTGCGACGACCTGGGGCGCGATGCGCCGCGCGGCCGAGGCGGCGATTTGA
- a CDS encoding carbon-nitrogen hydrolase — protein sequence MTSDTFTIAAVQMRISPDRDANLANAERAIAEAARQGAQVVCLPELFTGHYFCQKEDISLFDLAEPIPGPSEDRLAKAAKANKVVVVGSLFEKRMAGVYHNTATVHDASGQLLGIYRKMHIPDDPLFLEKFYFTPGDLGFKVFPTPAAKVGTLVCWDQWYPEAARLTALQGAEVIFYPTAIGWHPREKEEFGAAQHSAWETSMRGHAIANGTYVCAVNRVGHEVIVGEGLEFWGGSFVSDPFGRVLKKASSDKEEILVVTCERKLMEDVRRNWPFFRDRRIDAYSNITKRVAD from the coding sequence ATGACGAGTGACACCTTTACCATCGCCGCCGTGCAGATGAGGATCAGCCCGGACCGCGACGCCAACCTCGCCAACGCGGAACGCGCCATCGCCGAGGCCGCCCGGCAGGGCGCGCAGGTGGTGTGCCTGCCGGAGCTGTTCACCGGCCACTACTTCTGCCAGAAGGAAGACATCTCCCTGTTCGACCTCGCGGAACCGATCCCCGGGCCGAGCGAGGACCGGCTGGCGAAAGCGGCCAAGGCGAACAAGGTCGTTGTGGTGGGGTCGCTGTTCGAGAAGCGGATGGCCGGGGTGTACCACAACACCGCGACGGTCCACGACGCGAGCGGCCAGTTGCTGGGCATCTACCGCAAGATGCACATCCCGGACGACCCGCTGTTCCTGGAGAAGTTCTATTTCACCCCCGGGGACCTCGGGTTCAAGGTGTTCCCCACACCCGCGGCGAAGGTGGGCACCCTCGTGTGCTGGGACCAGTGGTATCCGGAGGCGGCGCGGCTCACCGCGCTCCAGGGCGCGGAGGTGATCTTCTACCCGACCGCGATCGGCTGGCACCCGCGCGAGAAGGAGGAGTTCGGGGCCGCGCAGCACTCCGCCTGGGAGACGAGCATGCGGGGCCACGCGATCGCCAACGGCACCTACGTGTGCGCGGTCAACCGCGTCGGGCACGAGGTCATCGTGGGCGAGGGGCTGGAGTTCTGGGGCGGATCGTTCGTCAGCGACCCGTTCGGGCGAGTGCTGAAAAAGGCCAGCTCCGACAAGGAAGAGATCCTGGTGGTGACGTGCGAGCGAAAGCTGATGGAAGACGTGCGCCGCAACTGGCCGTTCTTCCGCGACCGCCGCATCGACGCTTACAGCAACATCACCAAGCGCGTCGCGGACTGA
- a CDS encoding SMP-30/gluconolactonase/LRE family protein, protein MRHVLALTLLGLTATLSAADKDELFTAKPLTEKNSFTPGIEGPCCDAAGNLYVVNLKLNGDGTRKNGDIAVIAPGGQPSVYIDLPEKSVGNGIVFDTKGFMYVADYTGHNVLKIDPKTKAVAVFAHEPTANQPNDLAIAPNGTLYASDPNWAKGTGQLWKVATDGKFTKVAADMGTTNGIDVSPDGKMLYVNESAQRNVWSFPIQADGTLGEKKLLKKFDDHGFDGMRCDVDGNLYITRYGAGTVVKMSPDGKILKEIDVLGKKPSNICFGGPDGRTAYVTEVEFNRVVTFRVDRPGLAWARLHAKETGTVELFNGKDLTGWGYMKGATFEGFDGKTESSDKRYSAKDGVLVVNPGKGLNQLWTAAKFPTDFELRLEFRAGVNADSGLFVRGPQLQVRDYLVAGPYKNLKKYKPQDWNEIVVVVRGEVAHCTCNGEVLNDKMKVPATGPIGLEADRGQMEYRNIRLKELKP, encoded by the coding sequence ATGCGCCACGTCCTCGCGCTGACGCTGCTCGGTCTGACCGCCACACTGAGCGCCGCCGACAAAGACGAACTGTTCACCGCGAAACCGCTCACCGAGAAGAACAGCTTCACCCCCGGCATCGAGGGGCCGTGCTGCGACGCCGCGGGCAACTTGTACGTCGTGAACCTCAAGCTCAACGGCGACGGCACCAGGAAGAACGGCGACATCGCGGTGATCGCGCCCGGCGGCCAACCGAGCGTGTACATCGACCTGCCCGAAAAGAGCGTCGGTAACGGCATCGTGTTCGACACCAAGGGGTTCATGTACGTCGCCGATTACACCGGCCACAACGTCCTCAAAATCGATCCCAAAACCAAGGCAGTCGCGGTGTTCGCGCACGAGCCGACCGCCAACCAGCCCAACGACCTCGCGATCGCCCCGAACGGAACCTTGTACGCCTCCGACCCAAACTGGGCGAAGGGCACCGGACAGCTCTGGAAGGTCGCGACCGACGGAAAGTTCACCAAGGTGGCGGCCGACATGGGCACCACCAACGGGATCGACGTTTCGCCCGACGGCAAGATGCTCTACGTGAACGAGAGCGCTCAGCGCAACGTGTGGTCGTTCCCTATCCAGGCTGATGGCACGCTCGGCGAAAAGAAGTTGCTCAAGAAGTTCGACGACCACGGCTTTGACGGGATGCGCTGCGACGTGGACGGGAACCTGTACATCACGCGCTACGGCGCGGGCACGGTCGTGAAGATGTCGCCGGACGGCAAGATCCTGAAGGAGATCGATGTGCTCGGGAAGAAGCCGAGCAACATCTGCTTCGGCGGTCCCGACGGCCGGACCGCTTACGTCACGGAAGTCGAGTTCAACCGCGTGGTGACGTTCCGCGTGGACCGTCCGGGCCTTGCGTGGGCGCGGCTGCACGCGAAGGAAACCGGAACCGTAGAGCTGTTCAACGGCAAGGATCTGACCGGTTGGGGTTACATGAAGGGTGCCACGTTTGAGGGGTTCGACGGAAAGACGGAATCGTCCGACAAGCGGTATTCTGCGAAGGACGGCGTACTCGTGGTGAACCCCGGTAAAGGCCTCAACCAACTGTGGACAGCCGCCAAGTTCCCGACGGACTTCGAGCTGCGCCTGGAGTTCCGCGCGGGGGTCAACGCGGACAGCGGGCTGTTCGTTCGCGGGCCGCAGTTGCAGGTGCGCGACTACCTCGTCGCCGGGCCGTACAAGAACCTCAAGAAGTACAAGCCCCAGGACTGGAACGAGATCGTGGTGGTGGTGCGGGGCGAGGTGGCGCACTGCACCTGCAACGGCGAGGTGCTGAACGACAAGATGAAGGTCCCCGCGACCGGCCCGATCGGGTTGGAGGCCGACCGCGGGCAGATGGAGTACCGCAACATCCGCCTGAAGGAACTCAAGCCATAG
- the acs gene encoding acetate--CoA ligase has product MSTDKNITSVLKETRQFPPQTEFVAQANVNAAERERLAEWAKSDPDGFWAEQGRSLHWFKPWDAVLDWTNVPHAKWFVGGTINASFNCLDRHLAARGNKAAIVWEGEPGDTRTLTYQQLHREVCKFANALKGLGVGKGDRVTIYMPMVPETAVAMLACARIGAMHSVVFGGFSADAVADRNNDAQSKLVITADGGWRRGKVVPLKANVDAALEKSPSVQKCVVLNRCNTAVEMKPGRDVWWHDLVADASADCPAEELDSEHPLFILYTSGSTGKPKGVLHTTGGYLLGTSLTHKWVFDIKEDDVYWCTADVGWITGHSYIVYGPLCNGATVVMYEGAPNQPREDRFWEIVAKYKVTILYTAPTAIRAFIKWGDQHPKAHDLSSLRLLGSVGEPINPEAWIWYHNVIGGGRCPIVDTWWQTETGAIMISPLPGAVATKPGSATKPLPGIQAEVVDKQGHPVPAGSGGFLVVKRPWPSMMRTIYGDDERYKATYWSNYPGVYFTADGARQDEDGYIWVMGRVDDVLNVSGHRLSTMEVESALVQHPKVAEAAVVGRPDDLKGEGIVCFVTLKQGTNPSDELKTELKAHVVHNIGALARPDDVRFSETLPKTRSGKIMRRFLRDIAAGRQTTGDATTLEDFAVLAKLREDDE; this is encoded by the coding sequence ATGTCGACCGACAAGAACATCACGAGTGTGCTGAAGGAAACGCGGCAGTTCCCCCCCCAGACAGAGTTTGTCGCCCAGGCGAATGTGAACGCGGCGGAGCGCGAGCGGCTCGCGGAGTGGGCCAAGTCGGACCCCGACGGGTTCTGGGCGGAGCAGGGCCGGTCGCTGCACTGGTTCAAGCCCTGGGACGCCGTTCTCGACTGGACGAACGTCCCCCACGCGAAGTGGTTCGTGGGCGGCACGATCAACGCCAGCTTCAACTGCCTCGACCGGCACCTCGCGGCCCGCGGCAACAAGGCCGCCATCGTGTGGGAGGGCGAGCCGGGCGACACGCGCACCCTGACGTACCAGCAGCTCCACCGCGAGGTGTGCAAGTTCGCCAACGCCCTGAAGGGGCTGGGGGTCGGGAAGGGCGACCGCGTCACGATCTACATGCCGATGGTGCCGGAGACCGCCGTCGCGATGCTGGCGTGTGCCCGCATCGGGGCCATGCACTCGGTGGTGTTCGGCGGGTTCTCGGCGGACGCCGTCGCCGACCGGAACAACGACGCGCAGTCGAAGCTGGTCATCACCGCGGACGGCGGCTGGCGCCGCGGGAAGGTGGTCCCGCTGAAGGCGAACGTCGATGCCGCGCTGGAGAAATCGCCGTCGGTCCAGAAGTGCGTGGTGCTGAACCGGTGCAACACCGCGGTGGAGATGAAGCCCGGGCGCGACGTCTGGTGGCACGACCTGGTCGCCGACGCCAGCGCGGACTGCCCGGCGGAGGAGCTGGACAGTGAGCACCCGCTGTTCATCCTCTACACGAGCGGTAGCACCGGCAAGCCGAAGGGCGTGCTGCACACCACCGGCGGGTACCTGCTCGGCACCTCGCTCACGCACAAGTGGGTGTTCGACATCAAGGAAGACGACGTTTACTGGTGTACCGCCGACGTGGGCTGGATCACCGGCCACAGCTACATCGTGTACGGTCCGCTGTGCAACGGCGCGACGGTGGTGATGTACGAAGGCGCCCCGAACCAGCCGCGCGAGGACCGGTTCTGGGAGATCGTCGCCAAGTACAAGGTGACCATCCTTTACACCGCCCCGACCGCGATCCGGGCGTTCATCAAGTGGGGCGACCAGCACCCGAAGGCCCACGACCTGTCGTCGCTGCGGCTCTTGGGCAGCGTGGGCGAGCCGATCAACCCCGAGGCGTGGATCTGGTATCACAACGTGATCGGCGGCGGTCGGTGCCCGATTGTGGACACGTGGTGGCAGACGGAAACCGGCGCGATCATGATTTCGCCGCTTCCGGGGGCGGTCGCCACGAAGCCCGGCAGCGCGACCAAACCGTTGCCCGGCATCCAGGCCGAGGTGGTGGACAAGCAGGGCCATCCCGTGCCCGCGGGCTCCGGCGGGTTCCTCGTGGTGAAGCGGCCGTGGCCGAGCATGATGCGGACGATCTACGGCGACGACGAGCGCTACAAGGCCACGTACTGGAGCAACTACCCGGGCGTGTACTTCACCGCGGACGGCGCCCGTCAGGACGAGGACGGGTACATCTGGGTGATGGGTCGCGTGGACGACGTGCTCAACGTGAGCGGGCACCGGCTCAGCACGATGGAGGTCGAAAGTGCCCTCGTGCAGCACCCGAAGGTCGCAGAGGCGGCCGTCGTCGGCCGGCCCGACGATCTGAAGGGCGAGGGCATCGTCTGCTTCGTAACGCTGAAGCAGGGGACCAACCCGTCGGACGAATTGAAGACCGAACTCAAAGCGCACGTGGTTCACAACATCGGCGCTCTGGCCCGCCCGGACGATGTCCGGTTCAGCGAAACGCTGCCGAAAACGCGCAGCGGGAAAATCATGCGCCGGTTCCTACGCGATATTGCCGCCGGCCGACAGACGACCGGTGACGCCACGACGCTCGAAGACTTCGCGGTGCTCGCCAAGCTCCGCGAAGACGACGAGTGA
- a CDS encoding NAD(P)/FAD-dependent oxidoreductase, whose amino-acid sequence MRRVVVVGGGVVGACSAYALAKAGKQVVIVEQKGFGSGSSHANCGYVSPSHVLPFAGPGAIGSTLKTLFQRNSPLKVRPGVALANLGWFLGFARRCNTRDMMAAGRAIQALLNSSRSLFEQLVETERLECEWETKGLLFVFRTPKHFEHYAHTNEMLAREFNMPARPLDSAALAALEPALNPGQAGGYLYESDAHLRPDRLMSELKRVLTGLGVEIRENCAFTGFVKGNGTVAAVKTASGEVAADQFVIATGAWTPKLNAELGCRVPIQPGKGYSITMPRPAVCPKYPLIFEEHRVAVTPFASGYRLGSTMEFGGYDESLNRSRLSLLTEGAKLYLRDPLAEPVQEEWWGWRPMTYDSVPVIDFAPAMSNVLIAAGHNMLGLSMATATGKLVAEMLGGGKTHIDPAPYSLRRF is encoded by the coding sequence ATGCGGCGTGTGGTTGTTGTGGGCGGCGGGGTCGTCGGGGCGTGCAGTGCGTACGCGCTGGCGAAGGCCGGGAAACAGGTCGTGATCGTCGAGCAGAAGGGCTTCGGCTCGGGCAGCTCGCACGCGAACTGTGGGTACGTGTCCCCGAGTCACGTGCTGCCGTTCGCCGGGCCGGGGGCGATCGGGTCCACGCTGAAAACGCTGTTCCAGCGGAACTCGCCGCTCAAAGTGCGCCCGGGCGTGGCGCTCGCCAACCTCGGCTGGTTCCTCGGGTTCGCGCGGCGGTGCAATACGCGCGACATGATGGCCGCCGGCCGGGCCATCCAGGCGCTGCTGAACTCGTCGCGGTCCCTGTTCGAGCAACTGGTCGAAACGGAGCGGCTGGAGTGCGAGTGGGAAACGAAGGGGCTACTCTTCGTGTTCCGGACGCCGAAGCACTTCGAACACTACGCCCACACGAACGAAATGCTCGCGCGCGAGTTCAACATGCCCGCGCGCCCACTCGATTCCGCGGCTCTCGCCGCACTCGAACCGGCCCTCAACCCCGGTCAGGCCGGCGGTTACCTCTACGAATCCGACGCGCACCTGCGGCCCGACCGGCTGATGAGCGAGCTGAAGCGCGTGCTCACGGGCCTCGGCGTCGAGATCCGCGAGAACTGTGCCTTCACGGGATTCGTGAAGGGGAACGGCACGGTGGCGGCGGTCAAAACCGCTTCCGGTGAGGTTGCCGCGGACCAGTTCGTGATCGCGACCGGCGCGTGGACCCCGAAGCTCAACGCGGAACTCGGGTGCCGGGTGCCGATCCAGCCTGGGAAGGGGTACTCGATCACCATGCCGCGCCCGGCGGTGTGCCCGAAGTACCCGCTCATTTTCGAGGAACACCGGGTGGCGGTCACGCCGTTCGCGAGCGGCTACCGCCTGGGCTCCACGATGGAGTTCGGGGGCTACGACGAGTCGCTGAACCGGTCCCGCCTGTCACTGCTGACGGAGGGGGCGAAGCTGTACCTTCGCGACCCGCTGGCGGAACCGGTGCAAGAGGAGTGGTGGGGCTGGCGGCCGATGACTTACGACAGCGTTCCGGTGATCGACTTCGCACCGGCCATGAGCAACGTTCTGATCGCCGCCGGGCACAACATGCTCGGGCTCTCGATGGCGACCGCCACCGGGAAGCTGGTGGCCGAAATGCTGGGGGGCGGGAAGACGCACATCGACCCGGCCCCGTACTCGCTCCGACGGTTCTGA
- a CDS encoding glycoside hydrolase family 2 protein, with product MRYRLLPAVALLLCSPVVGADWKPAPAPLMTKWGKKVTPENTWKEYPRPQLVRKEWQNLNGLWDYAITKKDAPKPETWDGKILVPFCAESALSGVGKPVGPDDRLWYRREIDASAWKGRRVMVHFGAVDWQATVWLNGKPLGTHTGGNDPFSFDITDALKDGSGELVVQVYDPTDSATQPRGKQIRNPHGIWYTPVTGIWQTAWMEPVASDAHIRGVRVTPDIDKGEVEFVVDAVGMGSTVDIGDKTDTGVKVRATGKPGEPIRLKVENPKLWTPDSPHLYDVTVLLHSDARDSTIADTVTTYFAMRKISAAKDDKGVLRLMLNNKPLFQYGPLDQGWWPDGLLTPPSDEAMKYDLEVLKKLGFNMLRKHIKVEPARYYRYCDEMGLLVWQDMPSGGVPSRGHLIPPGAKEDAKFADAEKKVFRDELKAMIDHLRFFPSIVVWVPFNEGWGQHDTNDILKWTKQYDPTRLVNGPSGWEDRGFGDMKDAHIYPGPGMFPVMPDRVSVLGEFGGLGLPVPGHLWKNTNNWGYRTYKTEQELRDNYRVLMRRLHPLVGKGLAAAVYTQTTDVEVEVNGFITYDREVIKFDVAETAKWHKALYDPAPELRDIVPTSEGTPQKWRFTTDKPAAGWEKPDFDAAKWTEANAGFGTKGTPGGVIRTEWKTNDIWLRRAFDLKELPAGEMQLSVHHDEDVEVYINGVLALRASGFTTGYTEYDLTPEGRKALKAGTNVIAVRCKQTGGGQYIDAGLVEFVPPKK from the coding sequence ATGCGATACCGGCTCCTCCCCGCAGTCGCCCTGCTGCTCTGCTCCCCGGTCGTGGGCGCCGACTGGAAGCCCGCGCCCGCCCCGCTGATGACCAAGTGGGGCAAGAAGGTGACCCCCGAAAACACCTGGAAGGAGTACCCGCGCCCGCAACTGGTCCGCAAGGAGTGGCAGAACCTCAACGGGCTCTGGGACTACGCGATCACCAAGAAGGACGCCCCGAAACCCGAGACGTGGGACGGCAAAATCCTGGTCCCGTTCTGCGCCGAGAGCGCGCTCAGCGGGGTGGGCAAACCGGTCGGGCCGGACGACCGGCTCTGGTACCGCCGCGAGATCGACGCGAGCGCCTGGAAGGGCCGGCGGGTGATGGTCCACTTCGGCGCGGTGGACTGGCAGGCGACGGTGTGGCTGAACGGTAAACCGCTCGGAACCCACACCGGCGGAAACGACCCCTTCTCGTTCGACATCACCGACGCCCTCAAGGACGGTAGTGGTGAACTGGTCGTTCAGGTCTACGACCCGACCGACTCCGCGACCCAGCCGCGCGGCAAGCAGATCCGCAACCCGCACGGCATCTGGTACACGCCGGTAACCGGCATATGGCAGACGGCCTGGATGGAGCCGGTCGCGAGCGACGCGCACATCCGCGGCGTCCGCGTCACGCCCGACATCGACAAGGGCGAAGTGGAGTTCGTCGTCGACGCCGTCGGGATGGGTAGTACGGTGGACATCGGGGACAAGACGGACACCGGGGTGAAGGTGCGCGCGACCGGCAAGCCCGGCGAGCCGATCCGGCTGAAGGTGGAGAACCCCAAACTGTGGACGCCCGATTCGCCGCACCTCTACGACGTCACGGTCCTGCTCCACTCGGACGCACGTGACAGTACAATCGCCGACACCGTGACCACCTACTTTGCGATGCGCAAGATCAGCGCGGCGAAGGACGACAAGGGCGTGCTGCGGCTGATGCTCAACAACAAGCCGCTGTTCCAGTACGGGCCGCTGGACCAGGGCTGGTGGCCGGACGGGCTGCTCACCCCGCCGTCCGACGAGGCCATGAAGTACGACCTCGAGGTGCTGAAGAAGCTCGGCTTCAACATGCTCCGTAAGCACATCAAGGTCGAGCCGGCCCGCTACTACCGGTACTGCGACGAGATGGGGCTGCTCGTGTGGCAGGACATGCCCAGCGGCGGCGTGCCGTCGCGCGGCCATCTCATCCCCCCGGGCGCGAAGGAGGACGCGAAGTTCGCCGACGCCGAGAAGAAGGTGTTCCGCGACGAACTCAAGGCGATGATCGACCACCTCCGGTTCTTCCCGTCCATCGTCGTGTGGGTGCCGTTCAACGAGGGCTGGGGCCAGCACGACACCAACGACATCCTGAAGTGGACGAAGCAGTACGACCCGACCCGGCTCGTCAACGGCCCGAGCGGCTGGGAGGACCGCGGGTTCGGCGACATGAAGGACGCGCACATCTACCCGGGGCCGGGGATGTTCCCCGTGATGCCGGACCGCGTCAGCGTGCTCGGCGAGTTCGGTGGCCTGGGGCTGCCCGTGCCGGGGCACCTGTGGAAGAACACCAACAATTGGGGGTACCGCACCTACAAGACCGAACAGGAGCTGCGCGACAACTACCGGGTCCTCATGCGCCGGCTGCACCCGCTCGTCGGCAAGGGGCTCGCCGCGGCGGTCTACACCCAAACCACCGACGTCGAAGTCGAGGTGAACGGCTTCATCACCTACGACCGCGAGGTCATCAAGTTCGATGTCGCGGAGACGGCCAAGTGGCACAAGGCCCTGTACGACCCGGCGCCCGAATTGCGGGACATCGTCCCGACCTCCGAGGGAACGCCCCAGAAGTGGCGGTTCACCACCGACAAGCCCGCCGCCGGCTGGGAGAAGCCCGACTTCGACGCCGCGAAGTGGACCGAGGCGAATGCGGGGTTCGGCACCAAGGGCACGCCCGGTGGCGTGATCCGCACCGAGTGGAAGACCAACGACATCTGGCTCCGCCGCGCCTTCGACCTGAAGGAACTGCCGGCCGGCGAAATGCAGCTCAGCGTACACCACGATGAAGATGTGGAGGTGTACATCAACGGCGTGCTGGCGCTCCGGGCGTCCGGGTTCACGACCGGCTACACCGAGTACGACCTCACACCGGAAGGGCGCAAGGCGCTGAAGGCCGGGACGAACGTGATCGCGGTTCGCTGCAAGCAGACCGGCGGCGGGCAGTACATCGACGCCGGGTTGGTCGAATTCGTCCCGCCGAAGAAGTAA
- a CDS encoding sialate O-acetylesterase has product MRSFKAALLTVSVSVLALGTARADVKPHPIFSDNMVLQQGTELTVWGTAGAGEQVEVKLTRQAPGQASAAASSVAADKDGKWVVKLPKQTAGTGFTLAIKGTNTVELKNVAVGEVWVCSGQSNMEWSVNAGESPEDVKKGAENPNLRLFTVQKRTAPHPIQDQNDLKHFTKWSVSGPDTVGGFSAVAYHFGQKLQKELGVPVGLIHTSWGGTPAQAWASLEALDADPSLKYYADSARAAVKGYENYDAKKAQADYDTSLAKWKENADKLKAAGKPVPKEPTKPGATPPALGPGTPGVLYNAMIYPLLNFKVKGAIWYQGESNAGKAFEYRTLFTAMIKDWRKQFNCELPFMLVQLAPFRGGASGVDYAELRDAQLYATKALPKTGIAVITDVGNETDIHPKPKQPVGERLALAALGIEYGKKIVYYGPTLKDVKYASGAATLTFDNVGSGLVAKDGDLVGFQVAGKDGKFVPAKAAIKDDTVVLSSELVPEPVAVRYGWVNFAKPTLNFFNKEGLPATPFRTDEAPYTTQPRPKK; this is encoded by the coding sequence ATGCGCTCGTTCAAGGCCGCGCTGCTCACCGTTTCGGTGAGCGTGCTCGCGCTGGGCACCGCCCGCGCCGACGTTAAACCGCACCCGATCTTCTCCGACAACATGGTGCTCCAGCAGGGCACCGAGCTGACCGTCTGGGGCACCGCCGGGGCCGGCGAACAGGTCGAAGTCAAGCTCACCCGGCAGGCGCCCGGGCAGGCCTCCGCCGCCGCTTCGAGCGTCGCGGCCGACAAGGACGGCAAGTGGGTCGTCAAGCTGCCGAAGCAGACCGCCGGCACCGGCTTCACGCTGGCGATCAAGGGCACCAACACCGTTGAACTGAAGAACGTCGCGGTGGGCGAGGTGTGGGTGTGCTCCGGCCAGTCCAACATGGAATGGTCGGTCAACGCCGGCGAGTCGCCCGAGGACGTGAAGAAGGGCGCCGAAAACCCGAACCTGCGGTTGTTCACCGTGCAGAAGCGCACCGCGCCGCACCCGATCCAGGACCAGAACGACCTCAAGCACTTCACCAAGTGGTCGGTCAGCGGGCCGGACACCGTGGGCGGCTTCTCGGCCGTGGCGTACCACTTCGGCCAGAAGCTCCAGAAGGAACTCGGCGTGCCGGTCGGGCTGATCCACACCTCGTGGGGCGGGACCCCGGCGCAGGCGTGGGCCAGCCTCGAAGCGCTCGACGCCGACCCGAGCCTGAAGTACTACGCCGACTCCGCCCGCGCCGCGGTGAAGGGGTACGAGAACTACGACGCGAAGAAGGCCCAGGCCGATTACGATACGTCGCTCGCCAAGTGGAAGGAGAACGCGGACAAGCTGAAGGCGGCCGGTAAGCCGGTCCCGAAGGAGCCGACCAAGCCCGGCGCCACCCCGCCCGCGCTCGGGCCGGGCACCCCGGGTGTGCTCTACAACGCGATGATTTACCCGCTGCTGAACTTCAAGGTGAAGGGCGCGATCTGGTACCAGGGCGAGTCGAACGCGGGCAAGGCGTTCGAGTACCGCACGCTGTTCACGGCAATGATTAAGGACTGGCGCAAACAGTTCAACTGCGAGCTGCCGTTCATGCTGGTGCAACTGGCCCCGTTCCGGGGCGGCGCCAGTGGGGTCGATTACGCCGAACTCCGCGACGCGCAACTGTACGCCACCAAGGCGCTCCCGAAGACCGGCATCGCGGTCATCACCGACGTCGGTAACGAGACCGACATCCACCCGAAGCCGAAGCAGCCGGTGGGCGAGCGGCTCGCGCTGGCGGCGCTCGGGATCGAGTACGGCAAGAAGATCGTGTACTACGGGCCGACGCTCAAGGACGTGAAGTACGCGAGCGGCGCCGCCACCCTGACGTTTGACAACGTCGGCAGCGGGCTGGTCGCGAAGGACGGCGACCTCGTGGGCTTCCAGGTCGCCGGCAAGGACGGGAAGTTCGTTCCCGCCAAGGCCGCGATCAAGGACGACACGGTGGTGCTCAGCAGCGAGCTGGTGCCGGAACCGGTCGCGGTGCGCTACGGGTGGGTGAACTTCGCTAAGCCGACGCTCAACTTCTTCAACAAGGAAGGGCTGCCGGCGACCCCGTTCCGCACGGACGAGGCGCCGTACACCACCCAGCCGCGGCCGAAGAAGTGA